The Thermotoga neapolitana DSM 4359 sequence TGGAGGATCTTCTCCTTTTCAATCTGAGCGATCGAAGACGTTTCTTCGATTGTTTTTCCAGGCTTCTCAAAAAATACGATTATCTGATAGTAGATTTTCCACCGGGGTACAACGAGAACCTGGACAGTTTCTACCTGCAGTCTGACTTCCTCATCCTTGTGACAACACCGGAGCCAACTTCCATCATAAACACTTACACACTGATGAAAATTCTGTCCGTCAAGGGAGTCTCTCCAGAAGAAGTTTTCCTTGTCATGAACATGGCAAAGAACATGAGAGAAGGAAGAATCGCTGTGGACAGACTGAAAAGGGTGATCGAAAGATTCGTTGGCTTCACGATAAAACACTCCTTTGTGGTGAAAGAAGATCCCGTGGTTCACAAGAGTGTGGTCTCGCAGGAACCGTTCGTTCAGCGTCACCGGAAGTCCCAGCCGTCTTTTGCGATATATGGGCTCAGAGAAAAGATCCTGAGAGAGCCTGTTCGGAAAGAGGGTTTCCTGACCAAAATAAGACAGATGCTTGGGATAGGGTGATACGATGCAGTATTACACCGAACTTGTGAAGGCTTCTGATGTGATAAGGCCCGGACAGAGTGTCATTGTGGAAGTTTCCTATCCGGAGGATCTCGAAGGTGAGTACAAAAGTAGCGTTCACGACGTTGATTTCGAAAGAAACCTTCTGGTACTCTCCATGCCGAGTTTCAAGGGAAGACTGGTTCCTCTTCCGCGAGGAACGCGATGTACAGTGAAGATCGTGGACAGTTCTGCGATATACACGTTCAGAACGGCTGTACTGGAAAGTGGTAGGGACGAAGATGGTTTTCCCATCACCAAAGTGTTGTTTCCAAACAGGTTGAGAAAGGTACAGAGAAGAAGATTCAAAAGGATAAAGATCTTTCTAGAGGGATTCTACAGGGTCTCCTCCAAAGATGAACCACTGAAGAGGTTTGTGACGAGAGATTTCAGCGCAGGTGGTATGCTGATGGTGGTGAACGACATCTTAACGGTGGGACAGATCATATACGTTACGATGGATCTGGATGAAAACCTGAAACTGGTGGATCAGCCTGCCCGGATCGTAAGAGAAGCAGGAATTCTTGAAACGGGTGAGAGAATGTACGGAGTGGAATTTTTGAACGTTTCTCCATCCCTGGAAAAGAAACTAGTGACTTTCGTTTTCAGAAAGGAAATTGAAATGAGAAACAAGGAAAGGGGAGATATCGAGTGAACATCTCCGAAAGACAAAAGGATCTTCTGAAAGAAATCGGAAACATAGGAGCCGGAAACGCTGCAACGGCGATATCTTACATGGTGAACAAGAAGGTGGAGATTTCCGTTCCAACGGTGGAGATAATCCCCCTCAGCGACGTGATATTCGTGGCGAAAGATCCAGAAGAGATCGTTGTAGGCGTGAAGATGCCCGTGACAGGAGAGATAGAAGGTAACGTCCTCCTCATAATGGGAACGCAGGTGGTGAAAAAGATCCTGGAGATACTCATAGGACACGCACCTGAAAATTTACTACAGCTCGATGAGTTTGCTGCTTCGGCGCTTCAGGAAGTGGGAAACATCATGTGTGGTACCTACGTTTCGGCTCTTGCAGACTTTTTGGGATTCAAGATAGACACGCTTCCACCTCAACTTGTGGTGGACATGATTTCTGCGATATTTGCAGAAGTTTCGATCGAGGAGCTAGGAGAGAGCGTCGATGATCAGGTGGTGTTCGTCGAGACATCTCTCACCGTGGAGGAAGAGGAACCGCTGACCTCATATCTGATGCTGGTACCGAAGCCAGGGTACCTGAAAAAGATCTTCGAAAGGATGGGTGTTCAGGAATGAAAAAGGTAATAGGTATTGGAGAATACGCCGTTATGAAAAACCCGGGGGTGATCGTGACCCTGGGACTGGGATCGTGTGTTGCCGTGTGTGTGAGAGACCCCGTTGCGGCCGTTGGTGGTATGGCCCATGTAATGCTTCCGGACAGCGGAGGGAAGACCGACAAACCCGGAAAGTACGCAGACACGGCAATTGAAACGCTGGTGAAAGAGCTTGAGGCACTTGGGGCAAAGAGAGAAAGAATGGAGGCAAAAATTGCCGGTGGAGCCAGCATGTTCGAATCCAAAGGAATGAACATAGGTCAGCGAAACGTAGAAGCGGTGAAAAGACACCTGAAAGAACACGGAATAAAACTTGTGGCAGAAGACACCGGTGGTAACAGGGCAAGGAGTGTCGAGTACAACATAGCCACTGGAAAGCTTCTTGTGAGGAAGGTGGGTGGTGGTGAACAATTAGAAATAAAGGAAATCTAGTGTGGGATAAAGAAAGGGCAATAAAGAGTTTGCTTCCTGTTATAAAACGAATAGCCGAAGATCTGGTGCAGACCCTTCCACCGAACGTGGAGGTAGAAGACCTCATTCAGGAAGGAATCCTTGCAGCACTCTCTGCTTTTGAAAGGTACGATCCGTCCAAAGCGAGTTTTACAACATTCGTAATAAAAAGAGTGAAGGGGGCAATGTATGACTACCTGAGAAGGATAGACTGGATGCCAAGAAATCTGAGAAAAAATGTGAAACTTGTGGAGAAAGCGATACACGAGAGTGAAGAGTTCCCTTCGGACGAGGAACTGGCCAGGAAAACCGGGTTGGAACTGAAAGAAGTGATTCGCGCCAAAAACGAGATGATGAGAAGACAGATTCTCATGATAGATGCCTTCGATGAAGAGTTAGCGTTGAAAACAGAAGGACCAGATGAAACAGCGTACCGGGAGATCTTAAAAGAGAAAATAAAAAAAGCGATTGAGAAGTTGTCCGAGAAAGAAAAACTCGTCCTCTCACTGAGGTTTGAAAAAGAGCTTTCCCTGAAAGAAATAGCACGCGTTCTGGGTGTTTCCGAGTCCAGGGTTTCTCAGATCGTGAGCCTTGCCCTCTTGAAAATAAAAAGGGAAGTGATGGGCGATGATCAGACCAGTTGACTTCCAGGGTTTTGTTGTCAAAGGTGTAGAGTCCACCCAGAGCATCTCTCAGACTTTGAATCAGCAGGCACTGATGCAACAAATAGCAGGACAGCATCTGGTGCAGCAGTTCAACAGAGAACAAAGCATGGTGAAAAGAAGTGTTTTCGCAGAAGGTGTCGAGGTGAGAACTTCGACGGAGGGAAAAGGAAGGAATGAAAATCGTTCTTCCTACAATCTCAGGATCCAGAAGAGAAAACAGGTCAGTCTGAGAGAGGAGAGCAAAGGACTGTTCATGGATGTGAGAACATGACAATTGCCTATCTGGAATCAAAAAAACTGGATGGAAAATTCGTGGGAGGGCTTCTCACCGTCGACGAACGGGGTATTCCACAGGAGTTCAAGTACACCGAACCTGTGGTTCCAAACGAACTCCAAAGAATACTGTACGGTGGTTCTCTCGAGGTCTATCTGAAAACAGAACTCATAGCCAGAACATTGCTGAAGAAGATGGAAAAGAATCCGGATTTCATATTCGTCCGCGATCCGGAGCTTCTGGAAGTGGATGAAAGATTGGTCCT is a genomic window containing:
- the cheD gene encoding chemoreceptor glutamine deamidase/glutamate methylesterase CheD — encoded protein: MKKVIGIGEYAVMKNPGVIVTLGLGSCVAVCVRDPVAAVGGMAHVMLPDSGGKTDKPGKYADTAIETLVKELEALGAKRERMEAKIAGGASMFESKGMNIGQRNVEAVKRHLKEHGIKLVAEDTGGNRARSVEYNIATGKLLVRKVGGGEQLEIKEI
- a CDS encoding flagellar brake protein; this encodes MQYYTELVKASDVIRPGQSVIVEVSYPEDLEGEYKSSVHDVDFERNLLVLSMPSFKGRLVPLPRGTRCTVKIVDSSAIYTFRTAVLESGRDEDGFPITKVLFPNRLRKVQRRRFKRIKIFLEGFYRVSSKDEPLKRFVTRDFSAGGMLMVVNDILTVGQIIYVTMDLDENLKLVDQPARIVREAGILETGERMYGVEFLNVSPSLEKKLVTFVFRKEIEMRNKERGDIE
- a CDS encoding FliA/WhiG family RNA polymerase sigma factor, which translates into the protein MWDKERAIKSLLPVIKRIAEDLVQTLPPNVEVEDLIQEGILAALSAFERYDPSKASFTTFVIKRVKGAMYDYLRRIDWMPRNLRKNVKLVEKAIHESEEFPSDEELARKTGLELKEVIRAKNEMMRRQILMIDAFDEELALKTEGPDETAYREILKEKIKKAIEKLSEKEKLVLSLRFEKELSLKEIARVLGVSESRVSQIVSLALLKIKREVMGDDQTS
- the cheC gene encoding CheY-P phosphatase CheC; the encoded protein is MNISERQKDLLKEIGNIGAGNAATAISYMVNKKVEISVPTVEIIPLSDVIFVAKDPEEIVVGVKMPVTGEIEGNVLLIMGTQVVKKILEILIGHAPENLLQLDEFAASALQEVGNIMCGTYVSALADFLGFKIDTLPPQLVVDMISAIFAEVSIEELGESVDDQVVFVETSLTVEEEEPLTSYLMLVPKPGYLKKIFERMGVQE
- a CDS encoding MinD/ParA family protein, producing MPDQAEHLRKSEPKIVSVLSGKGGVGKSVIAVNLALALKETGANVLLLDADVGFGSVEILLGFMAPKTLKDFFKSDMKIEDIVFSTKYGVDVLSFGIDMEDLLLFNLSDRRRFFDCFSRLLKKYDYLIVDFPPGYNENLDSFYLQSDFLILVTTPEPTSIINTYTLMKILSVKGVSPEEVFLVMNMAKNMREGRIAVDRLKRVIERFVGFTIKHSFVVKEDPVVHKSVVSQEPFVQRHRKSQPSFAIYGLREKILREPVRKEGFLTKIRQMLGIG